A segment of the Halorubrum sp. BV1 genome:
GCGGGGTTTCCCTAGGTTGGTCAAGGGACTGCGTTGGAACCGTAGCGTCCGCAAGGACACGAGTGTTCAAATCGCTCTCCCGCCGCTGCGTACCGAAGTGATTCGCAGAGTCGCTGGCGATTCTCGAATTGCGCCGCCATGCCAGAGTGGTCAAACGGACACGGTCGAGACCCGTGTGGTTAGTCCTTCCCAGGTTCGAATCCTGGTGGCGGCATCCGGCCACCGTGCCGGGAGACAATTCTCGCTTCACCGTTCCGTCGCCGTACTCAAGTGGTCAACGAGAAGCGGCTCAGACCCGCTGGCGTAGGTCCTTCCGAGGTTCGAATCCTCGCGGCGACATTTTCTCCCTGTGGTCTAACGGCTACGATGCCTCCCTGTAGAGGAGGAGACGCACGTTCGAGTCGTGCCGGGGAGACTGCGGGACGGTGGAAGAGCCTGGCATTCACACACTCTCGCCGAATTTTCACCGGAGACCCGGTGCGACGGTGAGAGTTCCTTCATCTCACTTGTAACGAGAACACGCAGGTTCGAATCCTGCCCGTCCCACTGGCCGACGACCCGTTCCAGACGAGGCCAACCCGCTCCAGTGGAGTAGCGGCCAAACTCACGGCCCTCTCACGGCCGAGCCCCCGGTTCGAATCCGGGCTGGAGCATTCTCCAACAGTCCGAGACCTCTCACTTCCAGCCGACTAGATTGAGGGACGGACAGCTGTGGAGAACTGAGAGATGTCCATGAGTGAGTTCCGAATTGTGTGCTGCGGGATAGGATAATGGCAGTCCACGGGGCTCATATCCCCGAGGCCCAGGTTCGACTCCTGGTCCCGCGATGGAGGACAACAATGGGACTATTCGATACAGTCGAACTCTACGACGACGTCCACCTACCGGAGTACCCCGAAGGGATTACTCCTGCCGAGGACGTCGACTGGCAAACGAAAGGCATCGATCGACCGACTATGACCACATTTCGGATTACGGCGGACGGTCGGCTCCTCGAAGAGGAGTGGCACACCGAAGCGGTCCCGCCGGAAGACCGGCCATACGCGAGCCGTGACGACGTCGACGAGGACGATTTTCGCTACATGGCCGGCTGTCGGAACCGAGTCCACGACGGCTGGATCGAACGAGACGACTACCACGGCCGTTTCAAGCTCAAACACTCCTTCGAGGATCTCGATACACTCGTCACGTATCAAGTGACGTTCACGCACGGGCAACTCGAGGGCTTCGAACGCCTGCGATAATCCGTGGGTGTCCGCCGCACCTCAGCGCTTGATTTCTTCCCTACCGCGCTCCCGGAGTCTCCGTTGGCGAGAGACGCCAGTTTTTCAAACTGGAGGTCGGGGGTTCGATTCCCCTCGGGAGCACTCGGGGAGGCTGGCCCTGACAGCGTTTTTCCGTGGCTGACATAGCGGGCAGCCACGGATCCGTGACGCTGTCACGGTCAGCGTTCCCCAAGCGTGTGGTCGTCCAGATGGTGCGTTTCTTCGCCCGCAAAGCACACCAACGGGAGTCATAGCCCGTCGCACCACCGGTTGCCCGACCGCACGTGGCGACCGTCGAGTCGGAGCGTTGCTTCGCCAGGTACTCGCAGGTTCAAATCCTGTCGGTGGCGCAGTCCATCGAGAACATCCCGGACAAAGAGCGTACGAGAGGACGCTCGACACCGGTTCCGCTCCGATAGTTTTCCGGTCGCCGTGTCGCCAGTGGCCGTCGATCTGGAGCGCTACGTCGATGGCACATTACGGGTTCGAATCCCGTCGTTCGCTCCAGAAATTGTCCGGCCACTCGTGTTCCCGTAGCTCAGTCAGGACAGAGCACCGGCCTTCGAAGCCGGGTGTCGCACGTTCGAATCGTGCCGGGAACGTCCAGCCGAGCGATGCGAGGCTGGTTCGGGAAGTTTCTCTCCCGAGACTCGTTGCTCACAGAGCGTGTGGGCAGCTGCGATCGGAGTCGCCTGTTGCGGCTCCGGGTGATAGGATGGAATTCAACACGCCAAAGCAAACGGTCGCGGAGGCAACGCGGACCACCAACTACGAAGGTGGGGAAGCGTTCGAGCCTGCCGACCCCCGACTCGCACTGTACAAGCGCACGATCAACCAACTGCTGGAGGGCTCGTTCTACGAGTCCGATGACGAGCAGCTAGCTGCTGTCGTTCAGCAGTTCGATGCCGCCGCAAACGACGACCCGGAGTTCGTCCTGAAGCTCGCGGCCTATGCGCGCCAGGAGCTCTACTTGCGGGACATCCCACAAGTGCTACTCGTACTGGTAGCCAACGACGACCGATTCAAGGACGACTCCCCCGAGTCGCTCATCCGCGAATGGGCGCCGGCGATCATCCAGCGGATGGACGAGACGGCCACCGCGCTCGCGGTCCACGATCAGCTGTTCGACGGGACTGCGCCGTGGCCGCTTCGACGCGGGATCGAGGATGCGCTGGTTGAGATGGCCGACACCTACACGCTGGGCAAGTACGACCTGTCGCGGCGCGAGGTGACGCTACACGACGTCTTCAACCGCGTTCACCCCACGCCCGTCGACGCCGAGCAGGAAGCGCTCTTCGAGCGGTTCATGCGTGGCGGCCTCGACGACTATCCCGACGTCGACCCGTTGCCGGCGCCGAACACGTGGGAGACGGTTATCTCCGAGCGCGGCAACACCCAAGCCGCCTGGGAACTGCTCATCGAGGACGACGAGTACACGCTGCCCATCTTCGCATCGATCCGGAACCTCCGGAATATGCTCGAAGCCGGCGTTCCGGAGGCCACCGTCGTGGATCACCTCGACCTGGAGGCCGTCCGGCACGCGCCGCTGTACCCGTTCCGGTACTACCAGGCCTACACCGCGCTGCAAGACGCGGATGTCCAGGCACCGGCGGTCGAGCAGTGGCTCGAAGACGCAATTGATGTCGCGGTCGAGACGGTGCCTGGCGGACTCGGCGATACCTTTGTTGCGGTCGACCTGTCGGGATCGATGGATCAGCCGCTGTCCGCGAACAGCACGCTCCGACTGAAGGAGATCGGTGCGTTGTTCGGTGCGATCCTGGCCGACCAGGGTGCTGACGTCGGCGGGTTTGGCGACGACTTCCAGACCGTTCCGATGCACGTCGACACGCCAGTCCTGCAGCGCCAAGCGGCGGTGTTGGCGATCGACGAAGACGTCGGGAACTCGACGAACGGCTGGAAGGCAATCGATTACCTCCGCGAGCGAGGTGAGCCCGTCGAACGCATCGTCGTCTTCACCGATATGCAGATCTGGGACAACACGCCGTTCACGGCCCGCGATTCCCAGACGGTCAAAGACGCGTTCGATGCGTATCGAGACGAGGTGTCTTCGGACACCGCGCTGTATCTCGTCGACCTCGCGGCCTACGGCGACCTGGTGACGCCAGAAGGCTACGAGAACGTCTACAACATCTCGGGATGGTCGGAGAACGTCCTCTCGTTCATCGAACACGCCGAGAATCCGAAGCAGATCATCGATGAGATCGAGGCGTTCGAACTGACCTAGCCCTGTTCGGATCTTTTCTTTGAGGATACGCGAGTGGTGGAGTTCGAAAACACGCGGTCGTGCCACGACCGAGACGGGCGTTCGAATCGTCCCTCGTGCACTCGGAGTACAGTTGTCGAACATCTGGCCCGTGAGACGCGCCTCAACGGAGATGATAATATGGCAGTATCCAATACCACCGACCTAGACTCGACGACAATTGCCGTCGTGACGATTCGAATCCCCTGCGGCGCGGATGGAGACCTCGTCACTGACGCTGAGAAGCGTCTCTCGCGGCCCGAAACTATCGATGACGTCACGATTGACGAATTGGATAGTATCGAGCCACAGCTGTCGGCCACACTCATCACCGTCGAAATTACGGTCCGGTGGGCTACGGCGATTGGCGATGAGGAGGAGGTCAGAGACAGACTGGCTGGTGTCTCGGGACTTGAGTCAGTCAGACGGATTGCATAGGCCGTTCAGAACGGCATAGCCGAAAGTGTAGTAATTTATTTGACTGTTACCAAAATATTGGTATCTGTTAGATGTACGAACCGTTTGATGAGACTGCTGTTAGAGTGTTGCTCGCAGTCAATCCTGGAGATTCGATCCGAACGGTAGCCCAACATCTCCACACCCCCTACGAAACGGTTCGACAAGCAGTCAATCAACTAGAGGATGCAGGGTATCTTCGATATGATGATGGACTGTTCGTGACCGACGATCGCGTCCGTAAGGCGGCACGAGACCTGCTGGCCACGAGTGCCGCCGTGAATCCACCGTCCATCGAAGAGGCGTACGTACTCCCACAGTTCGGTGACTGGCCCTTCGCCTTTACACAGGTGGACGCCGTCTACGTGTGGACCCAAGGGGGCTATCAGGTTGGTCGCGAGCCCGGAGACTACCCGCTCTTTCTTGCCGTCCTTGAGAAGGACATCGACGCCTGGCAGCGTTTTTTCGAACGGTTTGGAATCCCAACAGGATTTGAGCGACAACCGGAGGAATCATTTGAAGGTCCTCTCCAAGTCGTCCTCAACGAGCGTTCGGTGCTCAACCCCGACCACGTCGAAGGATATCCAGTCATCTCTCGGCGCGAGACGATAGAGTTCATGCGGAAGCATTATGCGACGTTTCAGTCAGCACTTGCTATGCTCGATCGCATGTACGACGATCTCGATCTCGACGTTTCCTACCGTGAGTCAGAAAGAGAATGCTCGTGAGGTTCACAGCAGCAATTGAATTATCGACCGCCTCCACGGTGAGGTTTAATTGATTGCCGTTGGTTTGACATCGACAGCGTTCCCGGGTTGCTATTTTTGAATAGTTTGCTATTCATACTCTTCAACCCGTGACGAGTCGATATCTGATTAACCAACAAATCTATGCCGATACGCACTTTGTTGGTTAACACGAGGCGACCGCTGATGTCCTACGAACCACCGACGCCGCCGGCGGAACTCCCGACAGAACTCGTCAACACGCTCAACGAGTACCCCTCTGAACAGCTACAACACGTTGCCCGCTACGCTGAAGAGCTAGCTGAGCACAAAGCTCGCGAGGCACGTCTCGAAGAGGACTCAGATGAAAGCGAAATCGAAGAACGTCCCGACGATCTGCCGGACGACGTCCCGGCGAAGGCCACGATCACGATCAAGGAGATTAACGACAACCGCTACTACTACTGGCAGTGGCGAGAAGGCGAAAAAGTTCGTTCCCAGTATAAAGGCCCCGTCAGTCCCGACGAGTAGACGGTGGTGAACCGTAGCCGGAGGTTTGTCAAGCGCAATTAGTAGCGTAGCAGAGGACACCCCCCAGAGTGTGAATGGGTTCAACCCACCCCACACCCCTCAGTGTGAATGGGTCCGGTCAGTCCAAACAGGTAACACTCGGAGAGAAGATACCCACCCCACGTTTCCGTCGTAACTGGAGGTTGGTGGAGGGAACGCAGCCACGATCGAGGGGATCACACCCCCCACGTTTCCGTCGTTTCGTCACCCGGCCAAAGTCGATTATTGGGAGTAGAAGATGACCTCGGATCACCCACCCCACGTTTCCGACGTATCGAGAGATACACTCGTGATCAGGGGTGTAGTCAGCGACCGAAACGGGAGCTAGGCCAGGTCTTCCAGCCGGCTATCCCGGAGGACAGATTTCAGCACGATGCCGGTATCCTGAACCAGCCGGTGCTCGAGATAACTGCCTTCACCCCGGCCACCACCGGTCCGAGTTGATTCAACGACACCGAGGAACGCCTGCTCTTTCAACAGCTCGTAGACGCGGTGCTCGCTGAGAGTCTTCGCGTCAGCCTTCTCTGTCGTCGCCTGATACCGTTCGTAAATCCGGTTGGTAGAGAATCCATCCTCGTTCGGATTCTCTTCGGTGAGCAGCGCGAGAGAATAGAGGATGAATTTGACCTGGGTCGTCGATCCACGGAGAAGCTCCTCGAACCGGTCGATTTCAGCCCACTCCTGAGCATCACGAACGTGTTCCTCGACGACTGTGTCGACGTTTTCTCGTTCGGCTAGTTCGCCGGCGTGACGTAGAATTTCGATAGCCTTTCTGGCGTCACCGTGTTCTTGAGCGGCTAGTGCCGCCGTCAGCGGGATCACATCATCCGAGAGAACGCCATCGTGGAACGCGTCCCGTCGGTGCTTCATAATCTCGCGCAGTTGATTCGCGTCGTAGGGTTGGAAGACGAACTCCTCCTCGCGAAGACTGGACTTGACGCGTTCGTTCAGCTGGTCGCGATACTCGATTTTGTTGCTGACTGCGATGACGCCCAGGTGGCAATCCGCTTTCCCCGATTCGCGAGCCCGCGAAAGCTGCATAAGAATATCATCGTCATCGAGTCGGTCCACCTCGTCGAGAATGATGATGACTGACTCGTAGGCAGTATCCAGAATCTCCCAGAGATAGTCGTAGTATTCACCGCTGCCAATCCCTGCGCGTGGAATATCGAGGTCAGTCTCGTCCGTCTCGTTGAGTGAACGAGTTACCGTCCTCGCGACGCGTGTCTGTGTGTTGTGCTGCGCGCAGTCGACGTAGACCGTGCCCACGGCCACAC
Coding sequences within it:
- a CDS encoding Cdc6/Cdc18 family protein translates to IVRGDPPNNVIIYGKTGTGKSLVARHVTERARRAAESNGVAVGTVYVDCAQHNTQTRVARTVTRSLNETDETDLDIPRAGIGSGEYYDYLWEILDTAYESVIIILDEVDRLDDDDILMQLSRARESGKADCHLGVIAVSNKIEYRDQLNERVKSSLREEEFVFQPYDANQLREIMKHRRDAFHDGVLSDDVIPLTAALAAQEHGDARKAIEILRHAGELAERENVDTVVEEHVRDAQEWAEIDRFEELLRGSTTQVKFILYSLALLTEENPNEDGFSTNRIYERYQATTEKADAKTLSEHRVYELLKEQAFLGVVESTRTGGGRGEGSYLEHRLVQDTGIVLKSVLRDSRLEDLA
- a CDS encoding helix-turn-helix domain-containing protein, whose translation is MYEPFDETAVRVLLAVNPGDSIRTVAQHLHTPYETVRQAVNQLEDAGYLRYDDGLFVTDDRVRKAARDLLATSAAVNPPSIEEAYVLPQFGDWPFAFTQVDAVYVWTQGGYQVGREPGDYPLFLAVLEKDIDAWQRFFERFGIPTGFERQPEESFEGPLQVVLNERSVLNPDHVEGYPVISRRETIEFMRKHYATFQSALAMLDRMYDDLDLDVSYRESERECS
- a CDS encoding TROVE domain-containing protein, which produces MEFNTPKQTVAEATRTTNYEGGEAFEPADPRLALYKRTINQLLEGSFYESDDEQLAAVVQQFDAAANDDPEFVLKLAAYARQELYLRDIPQVLLVLVANDDRFKDDSPESLIREWAPAIIQRMDETATALAVHDQLFDGTAPWPLRRGIEDALVEMADTYTLGKYDLSRREVTLHDVFNRVHPTPVDAEQEALFERFMRGGLDDYPDVDPLPAPNTWETVISERGNTQAAWELLIEDDEYTLPIFASIRNLRNMLEAGVPEATVVDHLDLEAVRHAPLYPFRYYQAYTALQDADVQAPAVEQWLEDAIDVAVETVPGGLGDTFVAVDLSGSMDQPLSANSTLRLKEIGALFGAILADQGADVGGFGDDFQTVPMHVDTPVLQRQAAVLAIDEDVGNSTNGWKAIDYLRERGEPVERIVVFTDMQIWDNTPFTARDSQTVKDAFDAYRDEVSSDTALYLVDLAAYGDLVTPEGYENVYNISGWSENVLSFIEHAENPKQIIDEIEAFELT